The DNA region GATGACATCTGTTTGACAAGGGAATTTTGGTGCTACAGTGGTATCAAAATCAGTTCTTTCAGAAACATTCTAGAATCAGTTTTGCTTTCTGGGGTATAATTTAATGAAACATTATGGTAAAGCATTTTACTCTGCAGTTGTTCCTAACTTTAATTCTTAGGAAATCTAAAAAGGAAAGTCACCCCAGTATGTTTTACTTCTCATAAACACTATGTACTACACTTGAGACATTTAAAGTATATCAGTTTAAGTGAGCTGATGCAAGGAAGCACAGCTTATTACACTTTAATTCTCCGGATGTGGCATCCGCCTTTTCATGGAACTCTAATTAAATCTTTTGATTCTAATATTCCTATTAGCAGAAACTCGGCCGACTGGTACCTAACCAGTACATAAAAACAGCCtgtgttgtgtttttaaataacGCAGATGAAATCTGGCAGTTACACTTGGATAAGACTAAGATCACAGCAGGAAGCCTCAGTTAAAGATTGAGGTGGGGGTCTACCATCTGCAAAAGCTACGTTCTCAGTGGGTCAACTGGTactgagagaggaaaggaggcttTCTTTCTGTGCTGCAGCCTCCCTGGCTTGCTGGCATGTCATCTCAGGGTTTCTGCTGTACTTTGGCTCTTATAGGACAGCACACATTGCAGAGTATATCTACCTATACAGTTGAGGCTGAGTACTTACTAATATAGTACTTCATTTAGTACTCAGAGATAAGATTCACTCACACAGTTTAAAAATAGAGGCGAATAGATGGAGCTTTAGTCCTGAAAATAACCCACATGACAACGAAGGGCATTTTTTACTTCATATGCTAGTCAATATCATCTATACAAAAAAATGCAGATACCTTCCTGAACACATTTTCCATCAGTTTTATCACTGGAAATTCTTGACTCATTAGAAGTTGCTATTGACAAGGTATCTGGAAGACTGTGTTGCTCTCTCTCATGGTTCCTCAGTTGACTCtaaaaaattgagagaaattaaTATGTAATTTTCAATAAACATACTTATACAGTTACTAGGAGGCTGTAGAAGGAGTTAACTGCTTTCGTGGCCTAGTACCTAGAACACACTActaccaatatttaaaaatcaaacgtGTTAAAAGATTACTTGAAACATTTGACAGTTTATGGAAAGAAATACACTAGGGAAAACACAATCTTATCAAAAAGGCAGTTCCTCTTTTCACATTCTCTGAAAGGAAGCCACCACTGTCCGAGGGAGTGCTCATGCATGGCATGTGTGTGCTTCCTGAGACACTGGCGAGCCcagagggaagggcagagtgTTCAGGATAACTCAGCACTTgcacaaaaacaaatccaatcaGTTAACTTCTGCGCTTCAGCTGATTTCTGCCTTTAAATATCCACTAAATTTGTAAAAGAGACTTAGTTGGAACTGAGACTCCAAGGACATCTTCCTCCTTATGCCCACACCCATGAATCAAGAGTGCAGCAGCAAAAGAAGCTCCTGGAACTTGCCTTTGCAGCCTATTTGGATGGCTACTTGTCCAGTGGCCAGAGGTCATTTCAGAATTTCATGAGAGCAATCCAAGAGGCAGTGAATCTCAGACTCAAAGGCTTTTTAATTCCTGCTTACCTGTTTACTACCAGCTGGACCCCAATTCTGGCTAATCTGAGAAAAAAGTCGACATCCCAGTTAGCCCTTTACAAtacactccccacccccccacacacaaacagTCAACTGGCATATTGAAGAAAAGTTCTAAACCAATGATTCAATGAACACAAGTTGCCTTTACAAAAACAGTATTTTCATACTGGTTGTTGGTTTTAGGTAGcacttaaaatgaaaatcacGGTCTAAGTAATCCTTGAAAGTACTGTAAACTTCCcataaaatataacatacatGGCTCTATTTCCACTGCGCTGTCTTTCATTAAGTCCCATAGTCCATGTTTGCTTGTGCAAGGATATAAATCACTGTTGGTTGGTTGTGTAGCAGCAGAAGTGAATGACTTGCATTTTGGGGCCACGTAAGAtgaaaaataggtatttttttgCATCGATGACATAGGGTTAAATTTGTGTAAGTCAAATGTGTGTACAATGTCCCTCCACTGTACATCCCCTTGTAATTcccttgcactttttttttttttaaaaatatttatttatttatttatttatggctgtgttgggtcttcgtttctgtgcgagggctttctctagttgtggcaagcgggggccactcttcatcgcggtgcgcgggcctctcactatcgcggcctctcttgttgcggagcacaggctccagacgcacaggctcagtaattgtggctcacgggcctagttgctccgcggcatgtgggatcttcccagaccagggctcgaacccgtgtcccctgcattggcaggcggattctcaaccactgcgccaccagggaagccctcccttgcaCTTTAAAAtcaacacactttaaaaaaagatatacacatggAAACACTAAACCAATAAACACAGGGCCTGTTAAGGAGGTGGCAGGCAGGGGGAAAAAGTCCTACACCAGACGACCCAGATTTCAGTCCCAACTTTAATACTAATTAGTTGGGATCCCATGGGCAGATTACCAAACTtttctggggctcagtttccttacctataaaatgaggtGGGTGGACTGTATCTACCAAGCTCCCTCCATGCTCTAAAATTCTAAGGTTCTCCGAATGATTTCATGAACCAATGCTTACCTTataatggaaggattcttcacaCTGCTTGCACTGGTATATTCTTGTTTTACAGTGGTTGATCATGTGGCTCTCCAGGTCTTTGCTATTGTCAGCTATGTGCTCACAGATAGGACACTGATAGGGCTGTCTCTGTCGATGGACTCGCAAGTGCTGCTTGATGTAGCCCTTGTTTCCGCTGGTGTAGTGACACAGGCGGCAGCGGTAGGGCCGGTCAGCGTTTGGGATGTACTCCACGACGTTGCTTCCTGACAAACTTGTATCACTGTTGGGTTGGCACTGGGCATTATCCTGCAACTCTTTCAAAATGTCATCATCGGAAGCGTTTTGGTCTGTCCTTTCCCTTAATTTTTCAATCACGGTGAGTAAGGACATGCTGATGCCTGTCTTAACTTGCCCGTCTGACAATTCCTGCCTACCCTCTGGGAGTGCTACTAAGGTAGAGTTGCTCTGGTTGAAACTAGTCAATCCCTCTGAAGAGTTTTTAAGTGGTGACATCATTTTAGAATATGCTGCCAACGTACCATCTACTTGCCTTTGTCCAGTGTCTGGATCTAAAAGCTTTATATTCCCGTAGTGCCCAAGGTTGGCTCGTGTTAGCTCTGCAGCTCTTATAGGCATGGTGACCAGGGCTTCTGCAGCTAATGAGTGTAGTCTGAGAGACTCAGAATTTGTCCTTCTTCGGCCTGGTGGGGCATTCTCATCAGTAGCCAGTCCTTTATTTATTAACTCGCtgtctttcttctctgtattGCTCCAGCCTATGATCAGCCCCCCAATATCGACAGTACATTTATCAGCATGATAGACTTCATCTCTTCCTTCACATCCAATCTTGGCTTCTGTCTGGCTCAGGTTTTTCCCCTCTTCAATTTCAGCATTCATGAGGAAATGTTTCTGCGAAAGAGTCTCTTCAGCACTTGGCAGACGCTCCACTATCACATTAACATGACCTTTTTTATTTGGGCTACTGCTAATGATTTTCTGTGCTGATGAAAGTAAGCTATCAGCAACCACATTCTCCTCTGCATCCGAAATCACCTCCAGCATTTCTTCCTCGTTAGGGTCGAGGGTAACTGACTGACTTAGATGAACGCCCCCTTCCACGCTCTGTTCTAAAGGAGACGAAGATGATAATGGTTCTGAGCTGCAAATCTGCACTTGTACTGATGGCCCGTTATGGATACTCAGTTCATTGTCTCCAATTGCAATGACTACTGCGTGGACCCCACCAGGTGCAGCGGCCACTGAAGAATCCAGCAAGCCTAGgggttcattttcattttcaaagattgGATAGGAGCAATCAACCTCCCCAGCATGTTTCCAAGCATGTGTTTTCAACATTCTCTGCTGGCCACAAGTGTAACTACAAAACAAGCATCGATACATGCCATACTGTTCGTAGGCATACCACTTCCTCCTACCCATTTCTGCCACAGACGCCGTTTGGATGGTATGAGTCTGTGGGCCGTCCACACTTACTGGGATGTCAGGAATGGTTTCATTATTTCTTCCTGAGGTTCCCTGACACAAAGAGTTGGTGGGGCTTACGCACTGTTGGGCTTTGGATTGAGTGTGACTGTTGGCATCGTTTTCGTGGTCATTTACCACATGAGCTTCAAGTTCCTCTTGGCTTTTAGATGTAATATGGCACTCTGCGCACATTAATATCACTTCATTCTGCTGACCGTGTTGCTTGATATGATCTTTTAACACAGAAAAAGATGATGACAGAAACTTACAAAGGCTACACTGGTAAGACATAGCCTTCCCATCGTTCTGGGCAAGAGAGTCAGGGGTAAAATGTATTTGTGACATCTCAGCCCTTCTATTATCAGCAGCAGGTGACTGGGTTACTTTAGCTGGAATCTCACCAGATTCTTGACTTTCAAGAGAGTGTGTTGCAGCACTTGAACGTGACCGTTTTTTgccaattaaaagacatttttgtgACTTTTCATGTTCCACTATCTTGCTTAACTTCTGAATAACATGGATTAATGGatctgttttagtttttcttttttcatcaatTTCCAGTGATGAACTGATGACAGTTTTGGCAGTCAACATAGCTTCCTGTTTCCCGATATCTGGCACCAACATGGCGACACTACTGCTTTCTTCCATAGCTAAAAAGGAGAATATATGACAGAAAGAATCACCAGGTTACAGGATCATTACAGGCATATAATTCAGGAAATCTAAACTACTCTTAGATTTAAGCTAATCTAAGTATTTTCTAACCTGGGAGTTCCATATCAATATACCTGGCTATCCTCAACAGAGACTTAAATTGCTTAGAATTTTTCTTTGGAATGCTGTCCCCTATCAAGACTGATGATTGAGATGTTTCCacccttcatttctttctttggaaaTGACTTTAACAATCTACATCtccttttttcttcactttctttccccTAGACATCTAGCTGGACCTAATCAGTACTCCTTCTCTTTTGCAcaatgccagaaaaaaaaaaaaagactgctattCCATTATCAAAGGAATACAGCCATTCCCAGGGCATGTGGAACCACCTCAAGTTATTATGAAATACTATTCTGTAAAGTCAACACGTGATTGATACAATTCTTGGGAGACAACTTCTTACACCAAATATAATTGTGGTTTTATTACTAAaagcatgtttttgtttttgtttttattttttctccctagaTCTTTGGAATTGTGAAAATATGGGCATGTAACCTATTGTAAAGGGCACAGAGTATTTTGAGAAGTATCATgcaaatgaaactaaataaaagCAATGATCCAGTTCcttcttttacttcctttgatttattttcctGAAGATAAACCACAAACTATGCTGTGGTTTTTTCTAGAGGTCATATTAGCGGTCAACTATtactcatacacacatacattttttttttctgaaagggaAAGGGGCATCggagaaggaaaaaattgatATTCTAGTCGTGTTTTAGGTCTAAAAAAAGCACAGAGGCCTTAAAAAAGTCATTTCCTACAGGTTATCTGTAGGTTCTAGTAATGTGTTATGGCCGAGGAAGTCATTAACATAAAATGCTTATCTTTCAGCCTAAATCTTGAATACTCTATTTCCTGGCAGTACTTTCATTTCAAACATTTCCTTTGGCTTAAAGTGAGATTAATTTGTTGACTTGGATCACATTTTTAAGTTTAGGCTTTTTTCCAGCaacaagttttgtttttccacattttaGGTGCATTCTGGAATCTTACTCACAACATTCAATAAATGCCAGCAAAATTTCTAGTGGCACTAGCTATAGACCAAAGATCATACTATTCTTAAACCTCAGTCACaggctctgaattcttttcaggagGTGAATCATGGCTCCTCTTCCCTCGAATGGCTGAATCAACATATAGGGGCCCTTTAGCCACTGCCAAGATCATACCTAAACTCCCACAAGACCTCACCAGTGCTCTGACCAGCTGCAGGCCCAGTTCTCCCCCATCAACTGACAGCAGTTATGgcttttcctctcattttctacTCTTCGTGGCACACTAACTTTCTATACCCAGACCCATGTCATGCAAAAAGGTAAACATTTTACTCTCAGCTTCTTCAGTACTACTTCTTCCCTCTGTCCTGATACTCTGCTCTGTGCGATCagcttttttctcttccacttctAGCTGCACTCCCAGCAGGGAATGCATTCCACAGCCATTACAACAATGACAGCTATGCCAGCTCCCCAAGGCCAGTGGCCCTTTAGCCACTGTCTCCCCTAAACAACCTGAGGGCATTACCTCTCAAAAGACTAGCTCCTTTACATCTTTCTCAAGTAGAAAgaacagaaatgtttttaaatctctACACTCAACCTTAAGTCACTAAAGAAGGGACTGGTGGGGGAAACAATTTGTTTCTTTAGAAAAACCCTTTGTGACTTCATAAGTCACCTTATTGCCCGAGAATTCCACATTTTTAGGCCAAGGGAAGCTTTGGCTCTTCATGTGATTACTGATTTCCCTCTAGGGTCATTCACTTAAggctttatttctttcaattcAATTGTTAAATGCAAATGTCTTAAATAATAGCTAATAGGAATCCCTGAACATTTAATTTCTTACATAAGATTTGGTGCACTACTATAGATGGAAGGTCTCCTTCCCATGAAATGTGACATCCATGTAGGCTGACTGATAATCTGGAGGTTAACCAGTGAATATTTGCTCAACAGACTTTGCACACCCACCGGGTTACAAAGGTGACTCATTATCCTTCTTCTATTTAATGACATAATAGGAGGGAGACAGAGCAGTGCAAACTTGCTCCCTGTGGATATTTCAGTGTGTaccttaaaaagaaagcaaaatgaagaagaggaggagttCATCTTATCTCAAGAAAAAGACTAATACAAAAGAATCTGACAAAACATTCAGATTTTAAAGCTGTGTCTGCTCAGGCATTAAGAGCTAATGGAAATTTGCAGCAGATGCTCCAATTTTCCCTGAACATTTATGTAAGTATCTCATTTTAGAGGCTGCATACATTTGGGGATAAGTACAGAAATGGCACCTATAAAACAGATATGACAACATAAAATACATCAAGAAACACCTGAAAAACCATTTGGGGTCCACATGGCAAAGTCGATGCACAAGTCTCATTAAAACAAAAGGCTTTGTTAAAAAAGGTTAGATAAACAGCTCATAATAAAGTATACACAGAGAGGAAGTTAAGTTGAATATTGGCCAACTCAAAATTTTCACCAAAATTTCACTTAGGCCACCAATGTGCGTGTGTGCTGAATACATATGGGATTACATGTTGTGAAgtaaaatttgaataataaaagagataaaaataaggaGTACAGATTCAATCCTAGTGGCTCAAGATTGCCGACAACCTGGATTATGATAATCCGCATACTATCCATGACCTCCAAGAAGAGATCAAGCTGaatgaaacctaaaaaaaaaaaaaaaaataccaacgGGGAGTGGGGGCGAGTGAAGAGGTTGAGGATATAAAGTAAGAACGGCAAATTTTCTAGCTGGAATCATGAGTATCTAGGAGTTCATTATAATATTCTTTCTACTTgtgtaaatgtttaaaatttttaaaaataaaaagttaaaggacttccctgatggcacagtggttaagaatctgcctgctaatgcaggggacacgggttcgatccctggtccgggaagagcccacatgccgcggagcaactaagcccgtgcaccacagctactgagcctgtgagccacaactgctgagtctgcgtgccacaactactgaagcctgcgtgtctagagcccgtgctccgcaacaagagaagccaccgcaatgagaagtctgtgcaccacaatgaagagtagcccccgctcgccgcaactagagaatgcccccGTGCATCAATGAAGaaccaacgcaaccaaaaataaacaaacaaataaataaatttataaaaaaaacacaacattatGTACAAGCCACCAAGCCAAGTACcaagaagaatggagaaaattttaaatttatagtacTCACAGAGTTTAAAACTGAGTTAAGTGGATAAGACTAACATATTTAGAAGTTAAAAAGAATTAACAGCTTTAAAATAACCCAGCAGTATACAAGATGAAATAGTCAGAAGGCAACACCCAATGACCAAATCCTAACAGAGACTGAAGAGCTCATTTTGGtctaggaagggaagaaaaggctTCTTGAAGAGGTAAGATGTACACTGTATTCCAAAAGAAGAGCATGCTGGACGTTACCCATTTGCCCCTCTGGACTGTCTCCTCTTTTCCACTCTGCTCTCTATCCCAGGAGGGATTACATCATTAGGCTCCCACGCCCTCTGGTTGAGTTATGTCAATGGAGAGCCATGAGAGGAGATCAGAAGAAGGCAGCAAAGGGAGATCAAGACATTCATTTCCCTGGTTCCCTCCCTCTAGGTCACCCTGAAGTGGCTGTGTTCCTCAACAAAAGGCCATTCTCTCCAGGCAGGCTATTCTACAGGACTCTCCCTTCTCCTGATGCTGCGAGCTCCGTATGACAGAATTATTCCTGTGGTTTGCCTATACAAATCCTACAACTTTATAAGTATCTTTGTAAATACATCCTCCTTGAATTATCCTAATTTGAGTGTGCCATTTTGCTTTCTTGGAAATTTGTTGACAAGAAAGCAGCCATAACATTAGATTTTCAGAAGCGAGAATAAGCATGCTATCTAGGGATTAGTGAAAAGATCAATATGGCTGAACAATAAGGTTTACTAGGATGAGGAAAGACTATAGACGTCAACAAAACACAGGTTTTTCTCATTTGGAATCTTTAGACATAACATTCGACCAAATATATCaaattgttataaataaataaataaataaataaataaaagttgtatCCCAAGCCAGAAAAGTTC from Balaenoptera musculus isolate JJ_BM4_2016_0621 chromosome 19, mBalMus1.pri.v3, whole genome shotgun sequence includes:
- the ZNF507 gene encoding zinc finger protein 507 isoform X3, with product MEESSSVAMLVPDIGKQEAMLTAKTVISSSLEIDEKRKTKTDPLIHVIQKLSKIVEHEKSQKCLLIGKKRSRSSAATHSLESQESGEIPAKVTQSPAADNRRAEMSQIHFTPDSLAQNDGKAMSYQCSLCKFLSSSFSVLKDHIKQHGQQNEVILMCAECHITSKSQEELEAHVVNDHENDANSHTQSKAQQCVSPTNSLCQGTSGRNNETIPDIPVSVDGPQTHTIQTASVAEMGRRKWYAYEQYGMYRCLFCSYTCGQQRMLKTHAWKHAGEVDCSYPIFENENEPLGLLDSSVAAAPGGVHAVVIAIGDNELSIHNGPSVQVQICSSEPLSSSSPLEQSVEGGVHLSQSVTLDPNEEEMLEVISDAEENVVADSLLSSAQKIISSSPNKKGHVNVIVERLPSAEETLSQKHFLMNAEIEEGKNLSQTEAKIGCEGRDEVYHADKCTVDIGGLIIGWSNTEKKDSELINKGLATDENAPPGRRRTNSESLRLHSLAAEALVTMPIRAAELTRANLGHYGNIKLLDPDTGQRQVDGTLAAYSKMMSPLKNSSEGLTSFNQSNSTLVALPEGRQELSDGQVKTGISMSLLTVIEKLRERTDQNASDDDILKELQDNAQCQPNSDTSLSGSNVVEYIPNADRPYRCRLCHYTSGNKGYIKQHLRVHRQRQPYQCPICEHIADNSKDLESHMINHCKTRIYQCKQCEESFHYKSQLRNHEREQHSLPDTLSIATSNESRISSDKTDGKCVQEGNKSSVQKQYRCDVCDYTSTTYVGVRNHRRIHNSDKPYRGCVRLLDCSPNKKVSSHPDGGPDFTEDKKKKEKICSLCGYVCSHPPSLKSHMWKHASDQNYNYEQVNKAINDAISQSGRVQGKSSGKTVLNSSEERADSLTGSSENLVSSSELISQAPSEVVGTNENEKLNPTSNTSYSLEKNSSLAPPGVEYCVLLFCCCICGFESTSKENLLDHMKEHEGEIVNIILNKDHNTTLNTN
- the ZNF507 gene encoding zinc finger protein 507 isoform X2 → MRRGKAGEKREKSRERGGRGRGRGHGRAPGRPKEARGSSSRRPTAAMEESSSVAMLVPDIGKQEAMLTAKTVISSSLEIDEKRKTKTDPLIHVIQKLSKIVEHEKSQKCLLIGKKRSRSSAATHSLESQESGEIPAKVTQSPAADNRRAEMSQIHFTPDSLAQNDGKAMSYQCSLCKFLSSSFSVLKDHIKQHGQQNEVILMCAECHITSKSQEELEAHVVNDHENDANSHTQSKAQQCVSPTNSLCQGTSGRNNETIPDIPVSVDGPQTHTIQTASVAEMGRRKWYAYEQYGMYRCLFCSYTCGQQRMLKTHAWKHAGEVDCSYPIFENENEPLGLLDSSVAAAPGGVHAVVIAIGDNELSIHNGPSVQVQICSSEPLSSSSPLEQSVEGGVHLSQSVTLDPNEEEMLEVISDAEENVVADSLLSSAQKIISSSPNKKGHVNVIVERLPSAEETLSQKHFLMNAEIEEGKNLSQTEAKIGCEGRDEVYHADKCTVDIGGLIIGWSNTEKKDSELINKGLATDENAPPGRRRTNSESLRLHSLAAEALVTMPIRAAELTRANLGHYGNIKLLDPDTGQRQVDGTLAAYSKMMSPLKNSSEGLTSFNQSNSTLVALPEGRQELSDGQVKTGISMSLLTVIEKLRERTDQNASDDDILKELQDNAQCQPNSDTSLSGSNVVEYIPNADRPYRCRLCHYTSGNKGYIKQHLRVHRQRQPYQCPICEHIADNSKDLESHMINHCKTRIYQCKQCEESFHYKSQLRNHEREQHSLPDTLSIATSNESRISSDKTDGKCVQEGNKSSVQKQYRCDVCDYTSTTYVGVRNHRRIHNSDKPYRCSLCGYVCSHPPSLKSHMWKHASDQNYNYEQVNKAINDAISQSGRVQGKSSGKTVLNSSEERADSLTGSSENLVSSSELISQAPSEVVGTNENEKLNPTSNTSYSLEKNSSLAPPGVEYCVLLFCCCICGFESTSKENLLDHMKEHEGEIVNIILNKDHNTTLNTN
- the ZNF507 gene encoding zinc finger protein 507 isoform X6, which translates into the protein MEESSSVAMLVPDIGKQEAMLTAKTVISSSLEIDEKRKTKTDPLIHVIQKLSKIVEHEKSQKCLLIGKKRSRSSAATHSLESQESGEIPAKVTQSPAADNRRAEMSQIHFTPDSLAQNDGKAMSYQCSLCKFLSSSFSVLKDHIKQHGQQNEVILMCAECHITSKSQEELEAHVVNDHENDANSHTQSKAQQCVSPTNSLCQGTSGRNNETIPDIPVSVDGPQTHTIQTASVAEMGRRKWYAYEQYGMYRCLFCSYTCGQQRMLKTHAWKHAGEVDCSYPIFENENEPLGLLDSSVAAAPGGVHAVVIAIGDNELSIHNGPSVQVQICSSEPLSSSSPLEQSVEGGVHLSQSVTLDPNEEEMLEVISDAEENVVADSLLSSAQKIISSSPNKKGHVNVIVERLPSAEETLSQKHFLMNAEIEEGKNLSQTEAKIGCEGRDEVYHADKCTVDIGGLIIGWSNTEKKDSELINKGLATDENAPPGRRRTNSESLRLHSLAAEALVTMPIRAAELTRANLGHYGNIKLLDPDTGQRQVDGTLAAYSKMMSPLKNSSEGLTSFNQSNSTLVALPEGRQELSDGQVKTGISMSLLTVIEKLRERTDQNASDDDILKELQDNAQCQPNSDTSLSGSNVVEYIPNADRPYRCRLCHYTSGNKGYIKQHLRVHRQRQPYQCPICEHIADNSKDLESHMINHCKTRIYQCKQCEESFHYKSQLRNHEREQHSLPDTLSIATSNESRISSDKTDGKCVQEGNKSSVQKQYRCDVCDYTSTTYVGVRNHRRIHNSDKPYRCSLCGYVCSHPPSLKSHMWKHASDQNYNYEQVNKAINDAISQSGRVQGKSSGKTVLNSSEERADSLTGSSENLVSSSELISQAPSEVVGTNENEKLNPTSNTSYSLEKNSSLAPPGVEYCVLLFCCCICGFESTSKENLLDHMKEHEGEIVNIILNKDHNTTLNTN
- the ZNF507 gene encoding zinc finger protein 507 isoform X5, yielding MRRGKAGEKREKSRERGGRGRGRGHGRAPGRPKEARGSSSRRPTAAMEESSSVAMLVPDIGKQEAMLTAKTVISSSLEIDEKRKTKTDPLIHVIQKLSKIVEHEKSQKCLLIGKKRSRSSAATHSLESQESGEIPAKVTQSPAADNRRAEMSQIHFTPDSLAQNDGKAMSYQCSLCKFLSSSFSVLKDHIKQHGQQNEVILMCAECHITSKSQEELEAHVVNDHENDANSHTQSKAQQCVSPTNSLCQGTSGRNNETIPDIPVSVDGPQTHTIQTASVAEMGRRKWYAYEQYGMYRCLFCSYTCGQQRMLKTHAWKHAGEVDCSYPIFENENEPLGLLDSSVAAAPGGVHAVVIAIGDNELSIHNGPSVQVQICSSEPLSSSSPLEQSVEGGVHLSQSVTLDPNEEEMLEVISDAEENVVADSLLSSAQKIISSSPNKKGHVNVIVERLPSAEETLSQKHFLMNAEIEEGKNLSQTEAKIGCEGRDEVYHADKCTVDIGGLIIGWSNTEKKDSELINKGLATDENAPPGRRRTNSESLRLHSLAAEALVTMPIRAAELTRANLGHYGNIKLLDPDTGQRQVDGTLAAYSKMMSPLKNSSEGLTSFNQSNSTLVALPEGRQELSDGQVKTGISMSLLTVIEKLRERTDQNASDDDILKELQDNAQCQPNSDTSLSGSNVVEYIPNADRPYRCRLCHYTSGNKGYIKQHLRVHRQRQPYQCPICEHIADNSKDLESHMINHCKTRIYQCKQCEESFHYKSQLRNHEREQHSLPDTLSIATSNESRISSDKTDGKCVQEGNKSSVQKQYRCDVCDYTSTTYVGVRNHRRIHNSDKPYRGCVRLLDCSPNKKVSSHPDGGPDFTEDKKKKEKICSLCGYVCSHPPSLKSHMWKHASDQNYNYEQVNKAINDAISQSGRVQGKSSGKTVLNSSEERADSLTGSSENLVSSSELISQAPSEVVGDL
- the ZNF507 gene encoding zinc finger protein 507 isoform X1 — encoded protein: MRRGKAGEKREKSRERGGRGRGRGHGRAPGRPKEARGSSSRRPTAAMEESSSVAMLVPDIGKQEAMLTAKTVISSSLEIDEKRKTKTDPLIHVIQKLSKIVEHEKSQKCLLIGKKRSRSSAATHSLESQESGEIPAKVTQSPAADNRRAEMSQIHFTPDSLAQNDGKAMSYQCSLCKFLSSSFSVLKDHIKQHGQQNEVILMCAECHITSKSQEELEAHVVNDHENDANSHTQSKAQQCVSPTNSLCQGTSGRNNETIPDIPVSVDGPQTHTIQTASVAEMGRRKWYAYEQYGMYRCLFCSYTCGQQRMLKTHAWKHAGEVDCSYPIFENENEPLGLLDSSVAAAPGGVHAVVIAIGDNELSIHNGPSVQVQICSSEPLSSSSPLEQSVEGGVHLSQSVTLDPNEEEMLEVISDAEENVVADSLLSSAQKIISSSPNKKGHVNVIVERLPSAEETLSQKHFLMNAEIEEGKNLSQTEAKIGCEGRDEVYHADKCTVDIGGLIIGWSNTEKKDSELINKGLATDENAPPGRRRTNSESLRLHSLAAEALVTMPIRAAELTRANLGHYGNIKLLDPDTGQRQVDGTLAAYSKMMSPLKNSSEGLTSFNQSNSTLVALPEGRQELSDGQVKTGISMSLLTVIEKLRERTDQNASDDDILKELQDNAQCQPNSDTSLSGSNVVEYIPNADRPYRCRLCHYTSGNKGYIKQHLRVHRQRQPYQCPICEHIADNSKDLESHMINHCKTRIYQCKQCEESFHYKSQLRNHEREQHSLPDTLSIATSNESRISSDKTDGKCVQEGNKSSVQKQYRCDVCDYTSTTYVGVRNHRRIHNSDKPYRGCVRLLDCSPNKKVSSHPDGGPDFTEDKKKKEKICSLCGYVCSHPPSLKSHMWKHASDQNYNYEQVNKAINDAISQSGRVQGKSSGKTVLNSSEERADSLTGSSENLVSSSELISQAPSEVVGTNENEKLNPTSNTSYSLEKNSSLAPPGVEYCVLLFCCCICGFESTSKENLLDHMKEHEGEIVNIILNKDHNTTLNTN
- the ZNF507 gene encoding zinc finger protein 507 isoform X4, encoding MRRGKAGEKREKSRERGGRGRGRGHGRAPGRPKEARGSSSRRPTAAMEESSSVAMLVPDIGKQEAMLTAKTVISSSLEIDEKRKTKTDPLIHVIQKLSKIVEHEKSQKCLLIGKKRSRSSAATHSLESQESGEIPAKVTQSPAADNRRAEMSQIHFTPDSLAQNDGKAMSYQCSLCKFLSSSFSVLKDHIKQHGQQNEVILMCAECHITSKSQEELEAHVVNDHENDANSHTQSKAQQCVSPTNSLCQGTSGRNNETIPDIPVSVDGPQTHTIQTASVAEMGRRKWYAYEQYGMYRCLFCSYTCGQQRMLKTHAWKHAGEVDCSYPIFENENEPLGLLDSSVAAAPGGVHAVVIAIGDNELSIHNGPSVQVQICSSEPLSSSSPLEQSVEGGVHLSQSVTLDPNEEEMLEVISDAEENVVADSLLSSAQKIISSSPNKKGHVNVIVERLPSAEETLSQKHFLMNAEIEEGKNLSQTEAKIGCEGRDEVYHADKCTVDIGGLIIGWSNTEKKDSELINKGLATDENAPPGRRRTNSESLRLHSLAAEALVTMPIRAAELTRANLGHYGNIKLLDPDTGQRQVDGTLAAYSKMMSPLKNSSEGLTSFNQSNSTLVALPEGRQELSDGQVKTGISMSLLTVIEKLRERTDQNASDDDILKELQDNAQCQPNSDTSLSGSNVVEYIPNADRPYRCRLCHYTSGNKGYIKQHLRVHRQRQPYQCPICEHIADNSKDLESHMINHCKTRIYQCKQCEESFHYKSQLRNHEREQHSLPDTLSIATSNESRISSDKTDGKCVQEGNKSSVQKQYRCDVCDYTSTTYVGVRNHRRIHNSDKPYRGCVRLLDCSPNKKVSSHPDGGPDFTEDKKKKEKICSLCGYVCSHPPSLKSHMWKHASDQNYNYEQVNKAINDAISQSGRVQGKSSGKTVLNSSEERADSLTGSSENLVSSSELISQAPSEVVTCRLQVLCPASAV